The Chloroflexota bacterium nucleotide sequence GGTCTGCGGGCCGACAATGTTCTTCATCATCTCGTCGAACAGCTTGTACATCTGACGATAGCTGTCGGCATCTTTCTTGGAGAACTTAGCTATAGAGGCACAGGTCTTCTCCACATCTGTATAGATGCAGAGGCACTTGCCATCCTTCAGAGGCATGGCCCACTGAAGCTCCGGTTTAATGTGTTTGACCAGGTATTCATCGAAATTGAGGTCCTGGTAGACCGGCGCGTAATCCACCATCATGTGGTAGATGGCGTGGGTGTTGTGGAAGAAATCCGGCAGGGTCACCTGTTCTGTCATCAGGCCTCCGCCGACCTCGAACCTCTTCTCCAGGAGCAAACATTTCTGGCCTGCCTTGGCGAGGTAGGCACCGATCTCCAGTCCGTTGGGGCCACCTCCGATGATTATTATGTCGAACTTCTGTGCCATTTCTACCTCCTTAAGTTCGGTATATGTGTGCACTGCGCAACATCGGTTTCCTATCCGTACTTCTTGGGCTTGGCCGAATCCTGCACTCTCTTCTTGACCTTGTAGACCTCTTCTACCAGCGAATCCGGTTCCTTCTTGTCCGACTCCTCCCACGGCTTGGCCAGATTCAGGTCCTTGGCTATGATCTTGTAGCAGTTGTAAGACTCGCTTGCACCAGCATTGGAGCCCAGGTGCCAGCACCCTCCGGTGGCGTAGAGGTTCTTTATCGGGGTCCGGTGGTTGGCCAACTCCGGAGTGGGCCTGTTGCCT carries:
- a CDS encoding NAD(P)-binding protein, which translates into the protein MAQKFDIIIIGGGPNGLEIGAYLAKAGQKCLLLEKRFEVGGGLMTEQVTLPDFFHNTHAIYHMMVDYAPVYQDLNFDEYLVKHIKPELQWAMPLKDGKCLCIYTDVEKTCASIAKFSKKDADSYRQMYKLFDEMMKNIVGPQT